The following are encoded together in the Bacillus sp. V2I10 genome:
- a CDS encoding peptide-binding protein, with the protein MKQRKSLLTLLSLLLVFSLFLAACNSGAGEKTPASGSGGKEDKPAEDAGEPQMGGDLVVGSIGGPTLFNPMYSTDASSSDIEGFIFDGLVSSDTEFNPTLHLAEKIDTSEDGLTYTVKIREDVKFHDGEQLTADDVVFTYGIPKSPDYVGERGSSFESLESVTKKGDYEVEFKLSKKDASFYPVALSYGILPEHILGKVPVGELGENEFNTKSPIGTGPFKFVEWKDGEYVKVEKNPEYFLGEPYLDSITYKIVPDQDALLAQLQAGDVDFTEVPGTDIETVKSTFSGVKVESGLGLSYTYIGWNQKNDLFKDVKVRQALTMALDRESMVASVMNGDGEVAHVPESPLSFAYSDDVAKFSFDQEKAKSLLKEAGWEDTDGDKILDKDGKKFSFSLKTNQGNKIREDIAVVVQQQLKEIGIEVKPEIIEFSAFIEQVSAPNWDFDAMILGWSLSTFPDQYDIFHSSQIAEGLNMIDYKNEEADKLMEEAKQILDQDEYAAKHADIYKLITEDQPYTFLYYPNVHRVMPENLQGYEFNAKSEYYNIHKWWLKQ; encoded by the coding sequence GTGAAACAACGTAAAAGTTTATTAACATTACTCAGCTTATTGTTAGTTTTCTCTTTGTTCTTAGCTGCTTGTAATAGTGGCGCAGGCGAAAAAACACCTGCTTCAGGATCAGGCGGAAAAGAAGATAAACCGGCTGAAGATGCAGGCGAACCGCAAATGGGCGGAGATTTAGTCGTTGGTTCAATTGGAGGACCAACATTGTTCAACCCTATGTATTCTACAGATGCTTCAAGCTCTGATATCGAAGGCTTCATTTTTGACGGTCTTGTAAGCTCAGACACTGAGTTTAACCCGACTTTGCACTTGGCTGAAAAAATTGATACGTCTGAAGATGGATTAACATACACTGTAAAAATCAGAGAAGATGTTAAATTCCATGACGGCGAACAGCTTACTGCTGATGACGTAGTATTTACATACGGCATCCCTAAGAGCCCTGACTATGTTGGTGAGCGCGGTTCTTCTTTTGAATCTTTAGAGTCTGTAACGAAAAAAGGCGACTATGAAGTTGAGTTTAAGCTTTCTAAGAAAGATGCTTCTTTCTATCCTGTAGCACTTAGCTACGGAATCCTTCCTGAGCACATCCTTGGAAAAGTTCCGGTTGGTGAGCTTGGTGAAAACGAATTCAACACAAAATCTCCAATCGGTACTGGACCATTCAAATTCGTTGAGTGGAAAGACGGAGAATATGTAAAAGTGGAGAAAAACCCTGAGTATTTCTTGGGCGAGCCATACTTAGATTCAATCACATACAAAATTGTTCCTGACCAGGATGCATTATTAGCACAGCTTCAAGCTGGCGATGTGGATTTCACTGAAGTTCCAGGCACTGATATTGAAACAGTTAAAAGCACGTTCAGCGGCGTGAAAGTTGAGTCTGGCCTTGGTCTTTCTTACACTTATATCGGCTGGAACCAAAAGAACGACCTCTTCAAAGACGTGAAAGTGCGTCAAGCTTTAACAATGGCACTTGACAGAGAATCAATGGTTGCTTCTGTTATGAACGGTGACGGAGAAGTTGCACACGTTCCTGAAAGCCCGCTTTCTTTTGCTTACAGCGACGATGTAGCAAAATTCTCTTTTGACCAGGAGAAAGCTAAATCATTATTAAAAGAAGCTGGCTGGGAAGATACTGACGGCGACAAAATCTTAGACAAAGACGGCAAAAAATTCTCATTCTCTTTAAAAACGAACCAAGGCAACAAAATCCGTGAAGACATCGCTGTAGTTGTTCAGCAGCAATTAAAAGAAATCGGCATTGAAGTAAAGCCTGAGATCATTGAATTCTCTGCTTTCATCGAGCAAGTTTCTGCACCAAACTGGGATTTTGATGCAATGATCTTAGGATGGAGCTTGTCAACATTCCCTGATCAATATGACATTTTCCACTCAAGCCAAATTGCTGAAGGCTTAAACATGATTGATTACAAAAACGAAGAAGCAGATAAGTTAATGGAAGAAGCGAAACAAATTCTTGACCAAGATGAGTATGCTGCAAAACATGCTGACATCTACAAATTAATCACAGAAGATCAGCCATACACATTCTTGTACTATCCTAACGTTCACCGCGTAATGCCTGAAAACTTACAAGGCTATGAGTTCAACGCTAAGAGCGAATACTACAACATCCACAAATGGTGGTTAAAACAGTAA
- a CDS encoding ABC transporter ATP-binding protein, translated as MKVVDAEKKIPLLKPDETILQLIDVQKHFPIKAGILQRTAGHVKAVDGINLTVKKGETIGIVGESGCGKSTAGRTIIRLYEPTGGKIIFDGQDISHLPESELRKTVRKNIQMVFQDPFASLNPRKTLGSIIKEPMDTHGLYKGRERLERVEELLEKVGLNASFINRYPHEFSGGQRQRIGIARAIALNPQMVIADEAVSALDVSIQAQIINLLEDLQDEFNLTYMFISHDLSVVRHISDRVGVMYLGKMMELADKHSLYSEPLHPYTQALLSAVPVPRKAGQARRERIVLKGELPSPANPPQGCVFHTRCPAATSACREAVPQFKEVKKNHFVACHLY; from the coding sequence ATGAAAGTAGTAGACGCAGAAAAAAAAATACCGCTTCTGAAACCGGATGAAACCATCCTTCAGCTGATAGATGTTCAAAAGCACTTTCCGATCAAAGCAGGGATTCTCCAGAGGACAGCAGGACATGTAAAAGCTGTTGACGGCATTAATTTAACAGTAAAAAAAGGTGAAACAATTGGAATTGTAGGAGAATCAGGCTGCGGAAAGTCTACAGCAGGACGCACCATTATCCGCCTGTATGAACCGACAGGCGGCAAAATTATTTTTGACGGCCAGGATATTTCACATTTACCCGAAAGTGAACTCCGCAAAACCGTCCGCAAAAATATTCAAATGGTGTTTCAGGATCCATTCGCTTCTTTGAATCCAAGAAAAACACTCGGTTCCATCATTAAAGAACCAATGGATACACATGGTTTATATAAAGGAAGAGAGCGATTAGAGAGAGTGGAAGAGCTGCTTGAAAAAGTAGGTTTAAACGCCTCTTTCATTAACCGCTATCCGCATGAATTTTCCGGGGGACAGAGGCAGAGAATTGGCATTGCAAGAGCCATCGCCCTGAATCCGCAAATGGTTATTGCTGATGAAGCAGTTTCAGCGCTTGATGTTTCCATTCAGGCTCAAATTATTAACCTGCTAGAAGATCTTCAGGATGAGTTTAACTTAACATATATGTTCATCTCGCATGATTTAAGTGTAGTCCGCCATATCAGTGACCGTGTGGGCGTTATGTACCTTGGTAAAATGATGGAGCTTGCAGACAAGCACAGTCTCTATTCAGAGCCTCTCCATCCTTATACTCAAGCCCTTTTGTCCGCTGTGCCAGTTCCGAGAAAAGCAGGTCAGGCCAGACGTGAGCGCATCGTTTTAAAAGGAGAGCTTCCAAGCCCGGCCAATCCGCCGCAAGGCTGTGTTTTCCATACAAGATGTCCTGCTGCTACAAGCGCATGCCGCGAAGCGGTACCTCAATTTAAAGAAGTAAAGAAAAATCATTTTGTTGCCTGCCACCTATACTGA
- a CDS encoding ABC transporter ATP-binding protein: MSVLLEVKNLKTYFYKKKQAVPAVDGVDLKIHKGETVALVGESGSGKSITSLSIMGLVPSPGGKIVDGEILLNGKDLVKLPEKDLCKVRGNDISMIFQEPMTSLNPVLTIGDQITEVLMYHQKLPKNQAVKKAIELLRLVGFSRADEIINDYPHRLSGGMRQRVMIAIAMSCNPKLLIADEPTTALDVTIQAQILDLMKDVSQKFDTSILLITHDLGVVSEIAERVVVMYCGQVVEEASVDDLFNEPLHPYTQGLMESIPSIDGDIEKLNSIPGNVPTPDNLPAGCRFAPRCPKAFDKCFSALPALTEKSAHRSVRCFLYDDEEAAVQ, encoded by the coding sequence TTGTCAGTACTGTTGGAAGTTAAAAATCTAAAAACCTATTTCTACAAAAAGAAACAAGCAGTCCCGGCTGTGGACGGTGTTGACTTAAAGATACATAAAGGCGAGACGGTTGCACTAGTAGGAGAATCTGGTTCAGGTAAAAGCATCACTTCTTTATCGATTATGGGACTTGTTCCAAGCCCTGGCGGCAAAATTGTTGATGGAGAGATCTTATTAAATGGCAAAGACTTGGTGAAGTTACCTGAAAAAGATTTGTGTAAAGTCCGCGGAAATGATATATCGATGATCTTTCAGGAGCCGATGACCTCTTTGAATCCGGTGCTTACAATCGGAGATCAGATTACAGAAGTGCTTATGTATCATCAAAAACTTCCAAAAAATCAAGCTGTTAAAAAAGCAATTGAGTTACTTAGATTAGTAGGTTTCTCTCGTGCGGATGAAATCATCAATGATTATCCCCACAGATTATCAGGCGGTATGCGCCAGCGTGTCATGATCGCCATTGCCATGAGCTGCAATCCGAAGCTGCTTATAGCAGACGAGCCAACAACAGCACTGGATGTAACCATTCAGGCGCAAATTCTTGATTTGATGAAGGACGTCAGTCAAAAATTTGATACTAGTATTCTATTAATCACTCATGACCTGGGGGTTGTATCTGAAATTGCAGAGCGGGTAGTTGTTATGTATTGCGGTCAGGTGGTAGAAGAAGCTTCTGTGGATGACTTGTTCAATGAGCCTCTCCATCCGTATACACAAGGATTAATGGAGTCCATTCCTTCCATCGATGGAGATATAGAAAAGCTTAATTCGATTCCGGGAAACGTTCCGACTCCCGATAATCTGCCAGCGGGCTGCAGATTTGCTCCAAGATGCCCGAAAGCATTTGACAAATGCTTCAGTGCACTTCCCGCGTTAACGGAAAAATCAGCTCATCGCTCTGTCCGCTGCTTTTTATACGATGATGAGGAGGCCGCTGTTCAATGA
- a CDS encoding DUF2268 domain-containing protein: MTVVKTNEWLEQSADHMIICERLKPYFHKNNPEDISKYLHAFGMFREEQTGQSLYSDLKKNKVWEFVKSDESALKKEWGGPDVPIFILPADAGNRKMRNEYGGKSGLAFHDKLFLFLSDNSKKEIQSILTHEYHHVCRLAKDPKKEKDYTLIDAVILEGLAENAVRERMGEEFTGSWTKRYSKEQVSQFYQTIIEPNQDLKRDSRKFSQLMFGTGFYPKMLGYAAGYHIVKCYMEMTKTNIKDLFAISSEEIVKKSLIKPN, from the coding sequence GTGACGGTCGTCAAAACAAACGAATGGCTGGAACAATCTGCAGATCATATGATAATTTGCGAGAGGCTGAAACCGTACTTTCATAAAAATAATCCTGAGGACATCAGCAAATATCTTCATGCATTTGGAATGTTCAGAGAAGAGCAGACTGGTCAAAGCTTGTATTCAGATTTAAAAAAGAACAAAGTTTGGGAGTTTGTAAAATCAGATGAATCTGCTTTGAAAAAAGAGTGGGGCGGCCCAGATGTGCCGATTTTTATTTTGCCGGCAGATGCAGGAAACCGGAAGATGAGAAATGAATATGGAGGGAAATCAGGCCTGGCTTTTCATGATAAGCTTTTTTTATTTTTATCCGATAACAGCAAAAAAGAGATCCAGAGCATCCTCACGCATGAGTACCATCATGTATGCAGACTTGCAAAGGACCCTAAAAAAGAAAAGGACTATACGCTGATTGATGCTGTCATTCTTGAAGGTCTTGCTGAGAATGCTGTTCGGGAGAGAATGGGGGAAGAGTTTACCGGTTCATGGACAAAACGTTATTCAAAAGAGCAAGTTTCTCAATTCTATCAAACAATCATTGAACCTAATCAGGATTTAAAAAGAGACTCGCGCAAGTTCTCTCAATTGATGTTTGGAACTGGCTTTTATCCAAAAATGCTTGGGTATGCAGCAGGTTATCATATCGTCAAATGTTACATGGAGATGACAAAAACGAATATTAAAGATTTATTCGCCATTTCTTCAGAGGAAATAGTGAAAAAGTCATTGATTAAACCCAATTAA
- the fabF gene encoding beta-ketoacyl-ACP synthase II: protein MSKRRVVITGMGAITPIGNDVASTWESAVNGKSGVGPLTRIDSNDYPAKVAAEIKDFDVEKFIDKKEARKMDRFTQYAVAASFMAVRDANLEITEEIAPRVGVWIGSGIGGMETFENQFETLLTKGARRVSPFFVPMMIPDMAAGQVSIALGAKGFNSCTVTACATGTNSIGDAFKVIERGDADVMISGGTEAPITRMAFAGFCASKALSTNPDPATASRPFDANRDGFVMGEGAGILVLEELEHALARGAEIYAEIVGYGATGDAHHITAPAPGGEGGVRAMRMAIENGGLSPEDVDYVNAHGTSTSYNDKFETLAIKEVFGEHAYKLAVSSTKSMTGHLLGAAGGVEAILSILAIKEGIIPPTINYSEKDPECDLDYVPNEARKAEVNVALSNSLGFGGHNATIIFKKYEQ from the coding sequence ATGAGTAAGAGGCGAGTTGTCATTACGGGTATGGGAGCAATTACTCCGATTGGAAATGATGTTGCATCAACATGGGAAAGCGCGGTAAATGGAAAGTCAGGCGTCGGTCCGCTTACCCGCATTGATTCAAATGACTATCCGGCTAAAGTAGCTGCGGAAATAAAAGATTTTGATGTTGAGAAATTTATCGATAAGAAGGAAGCCAGAAAAATGGACCGCTTCACTCAGTATGCGGTCGCAGCATCTTTCATGGCCGTACGTGATGCCAATCTTGAAATTACAGAAGAAATCGCTCCGCGCGTTGGCGTTTGGATCGGTTCTGGAATCGGCGGTATGGAAACCTTTGAAAATCAGTTTGAAACTCTTCTTACTAAAGGCGCTAGACGCGTTAGTCCATTTTTCGTTCCAATGATGATTCCGGATATGGCAGCAGGACAGGTTTCAATTGCTTTAGGTGCAAAAGGCTTTAATTCCTGTACAGTGACAGCATGTGCTACTGGCACAAATTCCATTGGCGATGCTTTTAAAGTTATTGAACGGGGAGATGCTGATGTCATGATTTCCGGAGGAACAGAGGCGCCAATTACCAGAATGGCATTTGCAGGTTTCTGTGCAAGCAAAGCTCTTTCAACAAATCCGGATCCTGCAACAGCAAGCAGACCATTCGATGCAAATCGCGATGGATTTGTCATGGGTGAAGGAGCAGGGATTTTAGTCCTGGAAGAACTTGAACACGCCCTTGCCCGCGGAGCAGAAATTTATGCAGAAATCGTCGGCTATGGCGCAACAGGAGATGCCCACCACATTACAGCTCCTGCTCCGGGCGGGGAAGGCGGCGTCCGTGCAATGAGAATGGCCATAGAAAACGGCGGACTTTCACCTGAAGACGTTGATTATGTGAATGCTCATGGAACAAGCACATCCTACAATGACAAGTTTGAGACGCTTGCCATTAAAGAGGTTTTTGGAGAGCATGCTTATAAGCTTGCTGTTTCATCAACTAAATCAATGACAGGCCACTTGCTTGGAGCAGCAGGCGGAGTTGAAGCGATTCTTTCTATTCTTGCAATCAAAGAAGGCATCATCCCTCCTACTATAAATTACAGCGAAAAAGATCCTGAGTGCGACCTGGATTATGTGCCGAATGAAGCGAGAAAAGCAGAAGTGAATGTGGCTCTCAGCAATTCACTTGGATTTGGCGGACATAACGCAACGATTATTTTCAAAAAATACGAGCAGTAA
- a CDS encoding beta-ketoacyl-ACP synthase III has translation MSAGIIGIGRYNPERVVTNADLEKIMDTSDEWIRTRTGIEERRLANDETDTSDMAYYAAKKAIENAGITAEDIDMILVATVTPDQPFPSVACMLQEKLGAKKVAAMDLSAACAGFMYGLITAQQFIETGAYQNVLVVGVEKLSKITDWNDRNTAVLFGDGAGAAVVSNVTPGKGFLAFELGSDGSGGKHLYQDEKLIMNGREVFKFAVRQMGESSVNVIEKAGLKKEDVDYLIPHQANIRIMEAARERLELPVEKMSKTVHKYGNTSAASIPISLVEELEAGTIKDGDVLVMVGFGGGLTWGAIAMRWGK, from the coding sequence ATGAGTGCAGGGATAATTGGAATCGGACGGTATAATCCAGAACGCGTTGTAACAAATGCAGATTTGGAGAAAATAATGGATACGTCAGATGAATGGATACGCACACGGACTGGTATTGAAGAGCGAAGACTTGCAAATGATGAAACAGATACTTCTGATATGGCCTATTATGCCGCAAAAAAAGCAATTGAGAATGCGGGAATAACAGCTGAAGATATAGATATGATTTTGGTGGCTACTGTCACACCTGATCAGCCCTTCCCATCTGTAGCATGTATGCTTCAGGAAAAATTGGGAGCAAAAAAAGTGGCTGCGATGGATTTGAGCGCAGCATGCGCGGGCTTTATGTACGGATTAATTACGGCCCAGCAATTTATTGAAACAGGTGCTTATCAAAATGTACTTGTAGTAGGAGTAGAAAAACTTTCAAAAATCACAGACTGGAATGACCGGAATACAGCTGTTCTTTTTGGAGATGGCGCCGGAGCGGCAGTCGTCAGTAACGTTACACCGGGCAAAGGTTTCCTTGCATTTGAGCTTGGATCAGACGGTTCTGGCGGAAAGCATCTCTATCAGGATGAAAAGCTTATTATGAATGGACGCGAGGTGTTTAAATTTGCGGTCAGACAAATGGGTGAATCCAGCGTAAATGTTATTGAAAAGGCAGGCCTTAAAAAGGAAGATGTCGATTACTTGATTCCGCATCAGGCAAACATCCGAATTATGGAAGCTGCCAGAGAACGTTTAGAACTGCCTGTGGAAAAAATGTCAAAAACGGTTCACAAGTATGGGAATACTTCTGCAGCATCTATTCCGATTTCTCTTGTTGAAGAATTGGAAGCAGGAACGATAAAAGACGGAGACGTCCTTGTTATGGTTGGTTTTGGCGGAGGTTTAACATGGGGAGCCATTGCCATGAGATGGGGCAAATAA
- the rsgA gene encoding ribosome small subunit-dependent GTPase A: MNVFNRKKHLGWNDYLEEVSVSYLPLIFGRISLEHKHLYRVMTAHGEVLASLSGKFRFEAYSEEDYPAVGDWVALTMREEMKATIHHVLPRFSKLSRKAAGTSGTEQLIAANINNLFIVMALNHDFNLRRLERYLVMAWESGANPVILLTKSDLCSELDEFVSSAESIAFGVPVHPVSALEKSGIEQLSTYFTEGTTSAFVGSSGAGKSTLINALIGTERQTTGEVRADDSRGRHTTTYRELIAVPQKGLLIDTPGMRELQLWDSESLQHSFEDIESLAPACFFRDCGHQNEPKCAINQAIEEGRLTASRLQSYRKLQRELAYIEKKERKKANRK, translated from the coding sequence ATGAATGTATTCAATAGAAAAAAGCATTTAGGCTGGAACGATTATTTAGAGGAAGTAAGTGTTTCTTATCTGCCGCTTATATTCGGGCGGATCTCATTAGAGCATAAACACTTATATCGAGTAATGACTGCTCATGGTGAGGTTTTAGCGTCTTTATCCGGTAAGTTCAGGTTTGAAGCTTATTCGGAGGAGGATTATCCGGCAGTCGGGGATTGGGTTGCCCTCACAATGAGAGAAGAAATGAAGGCTACGATACATCACGTGCTGCCCAGATTCAGCAAGCTATCGAGAAAAGCTGCAGGAACAAGCGGGACGGAGCAATTAATAGCCGCTAATATAAATAATCTCTTCATTGTTATGGCTTTAAATCATGATTTTAACCTAAGAAGACTTGAGCGTTACCTTGTCATGGCGTGGGAAAGCGGGGCAAACCCTGTTATCTTATTAACTAAATCAGATCTTTGCAGCGAATTGGACGAATTTGTAAGTTCCGCGGAAAGCATAGCGTTCGGAGTCCCTGTACATCCTGTAAGCGCGCTTGAAAAGAGCGGTATTGAACAGCTTTCAACTTATTTTACTGAAGGTACTACCTCTGCTTTTGTTGGTTCCTCAGGTGCAGGTAAATCAACATTGATAAACGCCTTAATAGGAACAGAAAGGCAGACGACCGGCGAAGTGCGGGCAGACGATAGCCGCGGCCGGCATACAACAACGTATCGCGAATTAATAGCCGTTCCGCAAAAAGGACTTCTGATTGACACACCTGGTATGAGAGAATTGCAGCTTTGGGATTCAGAATCACTTCAACATAGCTTTGAAGACATTGAGTCACTTGCACCAGCCTGTTTTTTCAGAGACTGCGGCCATCAGAACGAACCTAAATGCGCCATTAACCAGGCAATAGAAGAAGGGCGTTTAACTGCCTCCCGACTTCAAAGCTATCGCAAGCTGCAAAGAGAACTAGCCTATATAGAGAAAAAAGAGCGAAAAAAAGCAAATAGGAAATAA